CCCCATTTCAAGAGTGACTTCCCCAGCGCCAGGTGCGCCGAAGCCGATGTGGGATCTCGCACCACGTCTTCAATGATCCGGGTGACCTCGCGCTGCGCGCCGGCGCGGTCGACGCCGCTGAAGCCCACCAGCAATCGCATCGCGAGCGTGTCGGCCGCCGGCGCAAGACCCGAGCGGCGCGCCGCTTCCCACCGGGTGCGGGCCTCCTCGGTTCTCTGCGCGGACGCCAGCGCCGCCACGGTCGGATAGATGAGCTCGCGGTCGTCCGGCCGCTCGGCGAGCGCGGCTTCGAAGCAGGCCGCGGCCGGCGCGTGGCGCGCGAAGACCAGCAATCCTTCACCGACCCGCGCTCGCACCTGCGCATCGGCGGTCTCGAAGCGCATCCCCTGTCCCGAGGCGTCGCGGCGCAGTACGCCGAAGGGCCGCCCCGCGTCCTCGGGGGTGAGCTCGGCGATGAAGCGCACGGAGACATCCGGATCGTGACATACCGCACGAGCGCCGACGTCGAGGGCGAGTCGCACCGCCGAGTCGGGCGGCACACCGGCCGCGAACGTGCGCGGCACCGAGCGCAGCTGCGGACACCACGGACGCAGCGCATCCAGCAACGGCTGGAGTGACGCGGCGCTCGCCCTCACCGCCGACGCGCTGGTGAACTTCGGCGCGCCGCGATCGATGGCGAGCGCCGCGTTCGCGCAGAGACTCAGGACGGCCGCGAGCGCCGCGACGATGCGGGCCGGCCATGGCTCTTTGCGTGTCATGCCGGCGACGGCGAGCGCCAGACCCAGCGCCGGCACCGCGAAGCGCGCCGCGCGCGGCGTCTCGGGCGACAACGCGAGAGGCACGAGCGGCAGCAACATGGCGGCGAGACCGACCTGCAGCAGGGGGCTCTTCGATGGAGCCGCGGAGCGGCGTCCCAGCGTCGCGATGCCCGCGGCCAGCATGACCGCCACGAGCAGCCATGGGGCGTCGCGGGTCAATGCCGAGAAGCCTTCGCCCGTTCCCACCGGCAGCCAGGAGCGGAGCAGCCACGGCAGCGCGCGCGCCCCCGCGGGGTCCGCCTTCACGACCGAAGGCGCGATGCGCGCCACGAGCACCGCGGCGGCGAAGCCGAGCACGAGTGCGGGCGCGAGCCGGCGGAGTCGCGGGCCAAGACCATCCGCCGGACGCTCGGCGCGGTCCGCCACCAGCAGGACCAGCGGCAGCAGGGCGTTCTCGATTCCGGCCAGCGGCGCGGCCGCGCAGGCCAGTGCGGCGAGCACGAAACGGCCGCGCGCGAACGCGGAGATCGCGGCGGCGCAGGTCAGCGCGGCGATCAGATCGCGAGCGCCCGACAACTGAGCCAGCGCTCCGCCGAGCGGCGGGAACGCCGTCCACAGCACACCCGCGATGAGACCCGCGCCCGCTCCGCCCCAGCGCTCGCCGGCGCGAAACAGGAGCCAGGCGGTGGCGACCGCCAGGCCCAGATGCAGCAGGTGGAAGGCGAAGGCGTCGAGCGGCACGACCCGCGACCACCACCACCACCACAGTTCGCGGGACAGCGGCGCATAGCTTCCGGCATAGGCGCCGCCACGGAGCAGCGCATCGACGTTCGTGCGCAGCGCGGTCGAGATCGCCGCCAGGTCGCCCTCGACGAAGCCCGTGCCCAGCGAGCGAAGGTGGAGCAGCGCGGCGAGCGCGACCCACGCGGCGAGCGCCAGACGCTCGGGAATGCCGAATGCCGCGGGCGTGCTTGCGCGCCTGGAGGCGTGAGGTTTCCGCTCGGTCACACCGGCACGCCGAACTCGCGCAGCGCCTGGTTGAGGGAGGTCTTCAGATCGGTCGAAGGTTTGCGCTCTCCGATCACCAGCGCGCACGGCGTGCCATACGTCCCGGAAGGGAACGTCTTGGGCGCGGTGCCGGGAATGACGACGGCTCGCGGCGGCACCCGTCCGCGCGTGATCTTCGCTTCGGCGCCCGTGACGTCGATGATCGGCGTGGAGGACGTGAGCACCACGCCGGCGCCGATCACCGCGCCGGCCTCGATGCGGACGCCCTCGACCAGCACGACGCGCGAGCCGATGAAGCAATCGTCCTCGACGATCACCGGCTGGCTCTGCGGCGGCTCGAGCACCCCGCCCACGCCGACACCCCCCGACAGGTGCACGCGGCGACCGACCTGCGCGCACGATCCCACCGTCGCCCAGGTGTCGATCAGCGTGCTTTCGCCGACGCGCGCGCCGACGTTGACGTAACCCGGCATCAGGATCACGCCCGGCTCGAGGAAGCTGCCGTAGCGCGCCACCCCCGGCGGCACCACGCGCACGCCCGCGGCCGCGAGATTGCGCTTGAGCGGGATCTTGTCGTGGAACTCGATCGGCCCGGCTTCGAAGGTCTCTGCGGACCGCAAGCGGAAGAAGAGCAGGATCGCCTGCTGGATCCAGCCATGCGTCACCCAGTCATCGCCGCGCTTCTCGGCCACGCGCAGCCGGCCGCCGTCCAGCTCCGCGAGCGTGCCTTCCACCGCGCCGCGCACCTCGGGCTCGTCCAGCGGACGCGCGCCGGTGTACGCCTGGCCGATGACGGCGGACCAGCGCTCGACCACGGAGGTCATCGTGCGGGGGCGGCGGCCACCGAGCTCATCCGCTCGACCGCTTGCCGGCATTGATCGAGCGTCGGCACCAGCGCCCAGCGGACGTAGCCGGCTCCCGCGGCATCGAGGAACGACCCCGGCAGCGCGATCACGCCCACTCGCATGAGGCGCTCGACGAACGCCACATCGTCGCCGCCCGGCGCGCGGGTCCACAGGAAGAACGAGGCCTCGCTGGCTTCGATCGTCCAGCCGAAGCGCTCGAACGCGGCGCGCACCACGTCGCGCTTGGCGGCGTAGCGGGCGCGCAGGAGGTCGGCGTGCGCGTCGTCGTTCCACGCCGCGACCGCCGCCTTCTGGATGAACTCGGGCGTGGACGCGCCGAGGTTGGGACGCAGGCGGCGCAGCGCCTCGATCAGCCGCGGATCGCCGGCCATGAAGCCGGAACGATAGCCGGTCATCGCCGAGCGCTTGCTGAGCGTGTGGAAAGCGATCACGTGCTCGAGCCCGAACTCGAGGGCTGAGTGCGGCGGATCGCCGAAGTACACCTCGGAATACGCCTCGTCCGAGGCGACCCAGAAGCCGAAGCGCCGCGCCACGCCCAGCACCTTTTGAAATCCCTCGGCGTCGAGCGTCGCCCCGGTCGGGTTGTGCGGCAGGTTGAGCCACAGGAGCGCGGTGCGTGCCCACACCTCGTCCGGCACCTGGCCGGGGTCGAAGCGCCAGCCGAGAGCACTCGTGAGGGGCGCCCGCACCACCTCGGCGCCGGCCAGCACGGCGCCGGCTTCGTAGACCGGATACGCCGGCGATGGGATCACCACCGCGCGCCGCGCGGCGTCGCGATCCACCACCGCGAAGGCGAGCGAGAACACCGCCTCCTTGCTGCCGTTCACCGGCAGCACGTGACGCTCGGGATCGAGCGTCACGCCGAAGCGGCGTTTGCACCAGCGCGCGCACGCCGCGCGCAGCTCGGCGGTGCCCGCCACCGGCGGGTAGCTCGACACCACCGGCACCGCCTCGATCATCGCTTCGCGGATGAAGGCCGGGGTCTCCTCGCGCGGATCGCCAATTCCGAAGTGGATCGCCTGAACCCCGGCCGGCACGAGCTGGCGCGCGCGCTGATCGAGCGCGACGAACGCGTAGGCGCCGCCCCGCTCGAGCCAGGGATGGAGCGGCGGGAGACTCACGCCGGCTCCATGAAGGTGGCGAGCGTGCGGAAGGCCGGCTCGAGATTTCCCAGCGGGCAATATTCGCCCTGCTGATGCGCCTGCTCCGGGATGCCGGGTCCGTAATTGAAGGCGGGAATGCCGGCGGCGCTGAATTGCGCCACGTCGGTCCATCCCTGCTTGCCCGCGACCTCGAGACCGAAGCGCTGCACGAATTCGCGAACGTCCGGCGCCTCGAGCGCGACGCGTCCGGGCGGCGCCCGGTCCACCACCTGCAGCTCGAAGTCGTCCGGCACCAGGCTGCGCAGCCGGGCTTCCGCCTGCTCGAGATCGCGGTCCGGCGGGAACCGGTAATTGAGGTTGGCGACCAGCTCGTCGGGGATCACGTTCTTCGCCACGCCGGCGCTCAGCGTGGTGACCTGGAGCGTCTCTCGATACTCCACCCCGTGGAGCGAGGTCGGCGTCACCGGAAAGCGCGTCACTTCGGCCAGCCACGGCGCGGCGCGTCCGACCGCGTTGACGCCGAGCCAGGGCCTGGCGCTGTGCGCGCGCTTGCCCCGCACCGTGACCTCGACGTTCATCGAGCCCACGCAGCCCATCTCGGCTTTGAGCGAGGTGGGCTCGAGAAGCACCGCGAGCCGCGCCTCCTTGAGCCACTCCATCTCACGAATCAGACGCGTGAGCCCGTTGTTCTCGAGCGGGCCTTCCTCGGCGTCGTAGAACACGCAAGCCAGATCGAAACGCAGTGGGTCGGGATCGAGCCGCTCGGCGAGCGCCAGCATCACCGCGTCGCCGGCCTTCATGTCGCTGCTGCCGAGCCCCACGAGACGATCGCCGTCGCGAGACGCCGGCACGCCGTCGCCCGGCACGGTGTCGAGGTGGCCGGCCAGCACCAGCAGCGGCCGGCCGCGGCGCGGGCCGCGCCACACCACGGCGTTGCCCGAGCGCAGCACCTCGCCGTGCGCACGGGCGTCCAGACGCTCGTGGACCCATTGGGCGATCCGCGCCTCCTGGCCGGTGAGGCTCGGAATGTTGACCAGAGTCTCGAGCAGGTCCGCGAGATCGTCGGCGAGCATTCGGGTGGGTTCCAGGGCGCGCGACTCTAGCACCGGTTCGCGACGTTGCGCCACACGACGAGCGGTCGTTAGCATGCCGTCATGAAACCTGGCCCGGCCGCGACCACGGCGCTCCACCTCCGCGGCAAGGATGTTCTGCCGCTCCTCCAGCGCATCTCGACCAACGCGCTCGTCGACCTGCCTTCGGGCAGCGCGCGGCCGACCTTGTTCTGCGACTTCCGCGGCCGGCTGCTCCACCGCGTGCTGGTCTATCTGACCCGGCATCGGACCGTGTGGCTGCTTCGAGACGACGCGCCCGGGGCGGAGCTGGCATCCTTCCTCGATCGCCACGTGTTCCGCGAGGACGTCACGATCGAAGACCGGTCGAGCGAGCTGCCGGTGGCGCTCGACCTGGCGGTGACCGAGACCCGGGAAGAGAACGGCATCCCGCGCCGCGTGGCGTGCGGCGACGATCGGCTCGAAATCGGCGGGACGCCGCGTGTCGATGCCCGCGCGCGCATCCTCGCCGGCCGGCCGGCTCACGGCCACGAGATCGTCGACGCCTACAACCCGTTCGAGGTGGGACTCGGTGACGAAGTGCACCTCGACAAGGGCTGCTACACCGGTCAGGAAGCGCTGCAACGCCTCATCACCTACCACAGCGTGCGGCGTGGATTGGCCCGGGTCGAGGGACGAGGCGCCCCTCCGCCGACTCCGGCCGCGCTCGAGTGGGACGGCGAGCGGGCGGGTGCTCTCACCAGCGCCGCAGCCGACGGCACGGACCGCTGGATCGGTCTGGCGGTGATCCGTACCGAGCGACTCGAGTCGGGAGCGATTCCGACACTTTCGGGGATTCCACTCCTGGCCGCACCCACGGCCCTCGAAACCCCGCGACCGCTCGGCCGGCCCTAGCCCCCGGCCGGAACGGCGTCGAGCCGGTTGACGGTTTTTTCCTCGTCGGCCGGCGGTTTTCTGCCGCGTTCCGTGCGGCGCGTCGCGTCCGGCGGGACGGTCCTCGGCGAGGGCGACGCGCCGATCGCCTTGGGCTCCATGGTCTTCGGCTGGAAACGGCCGTGAGCCTTCACGTCAGAGCACCCTCCGGCGGCTGTCAGGCAGACCCGACACTTCTTTCGCGCGCGACCCTTCCGATCGACGACGCCCAACTGGACCGAACGCCGCAAGTCCTTCGCCTCCAACGACCAAGCCGGAGCACCTCCTGCCGCGGATTGCTTCTTGCGAATACAGGACAGCGGCAAAGGGCCTGGCGATGGCACGACGGGCCCCCGCACGCGAAATCGAGCCGGGCTACTCTCGCGTCCTCGACACGACTCTTGGGCTATCCCTATCCCGATCGTTCGAGAAGCGACGCTTGGTTCCCCAACCCGGCTCCAGTCAGGCGGCCCCTCGCGCAAGCGGGGGGTCGTCGTTTGTGCGAAGCGTTCGATCGCCAGCCGGGCGCCCTCGCGCGAGGGACCCCGCGCGCCACTCACTCCTCCGGCGGCTCCTCCCCTTCTTCTTCCGGGGCCTCGACCACGATCGCATCCGTGGTGAGCACGAGGCCGCCGATGCTGGCGGCGTTCTGCAGCGCGCTGCGCGCCACCTTCGCCGCGTCGAGCACGCCGGCGGCGATCAAGTCACCGTAGCCGCCCGATAGCGCGTCGTAGCCGAACGGCCCTTCGCCGCGCCGGATGTTGGCGAGGGCGAGGGCTCCGTCCTCTCCCGCGTTGTCCGCGATCTGCCGCGCAGGCTCCTCGAGCGCGCGGCGCACGATGCCGCGCCCGTGGCCTTCGTCGCCAGCGCCACCTTGGGCCTCGATCGCGC
The Candidatus Eisenbacteria bacterium genome window above contains:
- a CDS encoding aminotransferase class I/II-fold pyridoxal phosphate-dependent enzyme — protein: MSLPPLHPWLERGGAYAFVALDQRARQLVPAGVQAIHFGIGDPREETPAFIREAMIEAVPVVSSYPPVAGTAELRAACARWCKRRFGVTLDPERHVLPVNGSKEAVFSLAFAVVDRDAARRAVVIPSPAYPVYEAGAVLAGAEVVRAPLTSALGWRFDPGQVPDEVWARTALLWLNLPHNPTGATLDAEGFQKVLGVARRFGFWVASDEAYSEVYFGDPPHSALEFGLEHVIAFHTLSKRSAMTGYRSGFMAGDPRLIEALRRLRPNLGASTPEFIQKAAVAAWNDDAHADLLRARYAAKRDVVRAAFERFGWTIEASEASFFLWTRAPGGDDVAFVERLMRVGVIALPGSFLDAAGAGYVRWALVPTLDQCRQAVERMSSVAAAPAR
- a CDS encoding 2,3,4,5-tetrahydropyridine-2,6-dicarboxylate N-succinyltransferase, with product MDEPEVRGAVEGTLAELDGGRLRVAEKRGDDWVTHGWIQQAILLFFRLRSAETFEAGPIEFHDKIPLKRNLAAAGVRVVPPGVARYGSFLEPGVILMPGYVNVGARVGESTLIDTWATVGSCAQVGRRVHLSGGVGVGGVLEPPQSQPVIVEDDCFIGSRVVLVEGVRIEAGAVIGAGVVLTSSTPIIDVTGAEAKITRGRVPPRAVVIPGTAPKTFPSGTYGTPCALVIGERKPSTDLKTSLNQALREFGVPV
- the dapE gene encoding succinyl-diaminopimelate desuccinylase, with protein sequence MLADDLADLLETLVNIPSLTGQEARIAQWVHERLDARAHGEVLRSGNAVVWRGPRRGRPLLVLAGHLDTVPGDGVPASRDGDRLVGLGSSDMKAGDAVMLALAERLDPDPLRFDLACVFYDAEEGPLENNGLTRLIREMEWLKEARLAVLLEPTSLKAEMGCVGSMNVEVTVRGKRAHSARPWLGVNAVGRAAPWLAEVTRFPVTPTSLHGVEYRETLQVTTLSAGVAKNVIPDELVANLNYRFPPDRDLEQAEARLRSLVPDDFELQVVDRAPPGRVALEAPDVREFVQRFGLEVAGKQGWTDVAQFSAAGIPAFNYGPGIPEQAHQQGEYCPLGNLEPAFRTLATFMEPA